A part of bacterium genomic DNA contains:
- a CDS encoding response regulator codes for MSRVLVIDDDAVIRQLLRELLTREGHDVVVCADGRDAADIWRERAFDLIVTDIFMPEMDGLSVVMELARTHPRPRVIAISGGAPSGFASYLPAAERFGADRTFGKPFDPGELLAAVRELLETGDDRPPPEENIVESAPRKRLV; via the coding sequence ATGTCCCGCGTTCTCGTGATCGATGACGACGCCGTCATCCGTCAACTCCTGCGCGAACTGCTGACGCGCGAGGGGCACGACGTCGTCGTGTGCGCCGACGGCCGCGACGCCGCGGACATCTGGCGCGAGCGCGCGTTCGATCTTATCGTCACGGACATCTTCATGCCGGAGATGGACGGCCTGTCGGTCGTCATGGAACTCGCGCGAACGCACCCGCGCCCGCGCGTCATCGCGATCTCGGGCGGCGCGCCTTCCGGTTTTGCGTCGTATCTGCCGGCGGCCGAACGGTTCGGCGCCGATCGAACGTTCGGCAAGCCGTTCGATCCGGGCGAGTTGCTCGCCGCCGTGCGGGAATTGCTCGAAACGGGGGACGATCGGCCGCCCCCCGAAGAAAACATCGTGGAATCGGCGCCGCGAAAGCGACTTGTTTGA
- a CDS encoding HEAT repeat domain-containing protein, translating into MGRKIMDTGETRGTMVIGGGAARSLSDQEEKRALDILKALMNALGKFQQYPTVNEVVLDALHETTKGLFAWVRTHHRLELVAVHGNLQVNKAILSMGAQKRDFVQAFIFYMSERNIRTLEFLNGIEANELQNFCGFFSKPAKQIVGKKNLARALKRMGIKHIHLSSELIIEDVVIRTRMSEDLSRQLSRLNVNELIEKANIIQRLDLNALTKVQDLATMVTNLSYTKNEQMTRGILDRLANTLHAENPQSRMQSARAFSQIAEKAVDYTLYGLHSQVGGVMATQAAREQDPQVFNTLAVGLEKAAQVHIAKGDYSEAMKIINGFDAKAHATSDNPTLKKRAEKAISAIASPNSMRKLVAALEKSTGPEASAPMTALSHLGERAVPELVDMIYTSGDREAIGRAIAVLKEIGQPSLVEIYGELAEDMDDRYRAAFIEVVGEIGNVKSVVKLVPFLAHPNEIVRGAAFQALLKIGGPAAENKVLDELQAATITRDFFRDRLIDITKHRAATFVAPLLEMLSAKGPFARFADAENDILAIRALGAIGGKEAAAGLAAVLGRKKGFLGLGGSDEKRDIAICNALGRIGQKSALGALEKLARGKPTALKSAARNAIDAITPPDGPEAPSLAAPPPSSASVAAPAFAGEPPAADEFTESPTKGGDAWSFADAGSGDNAEPAGFADDVTFADEAPGAGRTLADDPDAASFADEKTFADISSHESDFDDGTNFGEVNAGGADDTVADTSPPAARLPVRIVLRVGDVIVDNVRIVIPGVDEEGVVTSAQRGATFNLTPGEYNVRVVDQAFNVTKHIEVTPDSPQIDIDLQSIFNF; encoded by the coding sequence GTGGGGCGCAAAATTATGGATACCGGAGAGACCCGAGGCACGATGGTCATCGGGGGCGGCGCCGCGCGTTCGCTCTCGGATCAGGAAGAAAAGCGCGCGCTTGATATCCTCAAGGCGCTCATGAACGCGCTTGGAAAATTTCAGCAGTATCCCACCGTTAACGAGGTTGTCCTCGACGCGCTGCACGAAACGACCAAGGGCTTGTTCGCCTGGGTGCGTACGCATCACCGGCTCGAGCTGGTCGCCGTTCACGGCAACCTCCAGGTGAACAAGGCCATCCTCTCGATGGGCGCGCAAAAGCGCGACTTCGTCCAGGCGTTCATCTTCTACATGTCCGAGCGCAACATCCGCACGCTCGAGTTCCTGAACGGGATCGAGGCCAACGAGCTGCAGAATTTCTGCGGATTCTTCTCCAAACCCGCCAAGCAGATCGTCGGCAAGAAAAACCTCGCCCGCGCGCTCAAGCGCATGGGCATCAAGCACATTCACCTGTCGAGCGAGCTCATCATCGAGGACGTCGTCATCCGGACGCGCATGAGCGAGGACCTCTCGCGCCAGCTCTCCCGGCTCAACGTCAATGAGCTGATCGAAAAGGCGAACATCATCCAGCGCCTGGATCTCAACGCCCTGACCAAGGTGCAGGACCTGGCGACGATGGTCACCAATCTTTCGTACACGAAAAACGAACAGATGACGCGCGGCATCCTCGACCGCCTCGCCAACACCCTGCACGCCGAAAACCCGCAAAGCCGCATGCAAAGCGCGCGCGCGTTTTCGCAGATCGCCGAGAAAGCGGTTGACTACACGCTCTACGGCCTGCATTCGCAGGTGGGCGGCGTCATGGCGACGCAGGCCGCCCGCGAGCAGGATCCGCAGGTCTTCAACACGCTCGCGGTCGGCCTGGAAAAGGCGGCGCAGGTGCATATCGCCAAGGGCGATTACTCCGAGGCGATGAAAATCATCAATGGGTTCGACGCCAAGGCGCACGCCACAAGCGACAATCCGACGCTGAAAAAGCGCGCGGAAAAAGCCATCAGCGCGATCGCCTCCCCGAATTCGATGCGCAAGCTCGTCGCCGCGCTCGAAAAATCGACCGGGCCGGAGGCGTCCGCGCCCATGACCGCCTTGTCGCACCTGGGCGAGCGCGCGGTCCCCGAACTTGTCGACATGATCTACACGAGCGGCGACCGCGAGGCGATCGGCCGCGCTATCGCGGTGCTTAAGGAAATCGGCCAGCCGTCGCTTGTCGAGATCTACGGTGAGCTCGCCGAGGACATGGACGACCGTTACCGGGCCGCCTTTATCGAAGTGGTCGGCGAGATCGGCAACGTGAAATCCGTCGTCAAGCTGGTGCCGTTTCTTGCGCACCCCAACGAGATTGTCCGGGGCGCGGCATTTCAGGCGCTGCTGAAAATCGGCGGCCCCGCCGCGGAAAACAAGGTGCTCGACGAGTTGCAGGCCGCGACGATCACGCGAGACTTCTTCCGCGACCGCCTCATCGATATCACCAAACACCGCGCCGCGACCTTTGTCGCGCCGCTTCTCGAAATGCTCTCGGCCAAGGGGCCGTTCGCGCGATTCGCGGATGCCGAAAACGACATTCTTGCGATCCGCGCGCTCGGCGCCATCGGCGGAAAGGAAGCCGCGGCCGGCCTGGCCGCCGTGCTGGGCCGCAAAAAGGGTTTCCTCGGCCTTGGCGGTTCCGACGAAAAGCGCGACATCGCCATCTGCAACGCGCTCGGGCGCATCGGTCAAAAGTCCGCGCTCGGCGCGCTTGAAAAACTGGCCCGCGGCAAACCCACCGCGCTCAAATCCGCCGCCCGGAACGCGATCGACGCGATCACGCCGCCCGATGGACCGGAGGCGCCGTCTCTGGCCGCGCCGCCTCCCTCGAGCGCAAGCGTCGCCGCGCCCGCGTTCGCGGGAGAGCCGCCCGCCGCGGACGAATTCACCGAGTCCCCGACAAAGGGCGGCGACGCGTGGTCCTTTGCCGATGCCGGATCCGGAGATAACGCCGAACCCGCCGGCTTTGCCGATGATGTAACGTTCGCCGACGAAGCGCCGGGCGCAGGACGCACTCTCGCCGATGACCCGGACGCGGCGTCGTTCGCCGACGAAAAGACCTTCGCGGACATCTCGTCCCACGAAAGCGACTTCGACGACGGCACGAACTTCGGCGAGGTCAATGCCGGCGGCGCCGACGATACCGTTGCCGACACCTCCCCGCCCGCCGCGCGTCTGCCGGTGCGGATCGTCCTGCGCGTCGGGGACGTGATTGTCGACAACGTGCGCATCGTGATTCCCGGCGTCGACGAGGAAGGCGTGGTGACAAGCGCGCAGCGCGGCGCCACCTTCAATCTCACGCCCGGCGAATACAACGTGCGCGTCGTCGATCAGGCCTTCAACGTCACCAAACACATTGAGGTCACGCCCGACAGCCCCCAGATCGACATCGACCTGCAATCGATATTCAATTTCTAG